The following proteins are co-located in the Manihot esculenta cultivar AM560-2 chromosome 9, M.esculenta_v8, whole genome shotgun sequence genome:
- the LOC110622696 gene encoding c-Myc-binding protein homolog, with protein sequence MMRYKEEKEAKKEAFRKYLESNGVLDSLTKVLVALYEQNDKPSSALEFIQQKLGGPSLSEYEKLQAELSDLQMKYNDLLSAHQETCKELEELKNSHSFTSTEEMTNGEAPKDGTQN encoded by the exons ATGATGCGATACAAAGAG GAAAAAGAGGCAAAGAAGGAAGCTTTCAGGAAATATCTTGAATCTAATGGAGTTCTTGATTCTCTCACCAAAG TTCTGGTTGCATTATATGAGCAAAATGATAAACCTTCCTCTGCCCTTGA ATTTATTCAACAAAAACTCGGTGGCCCAAGTTTGTCAGAATATGAAAAGCTGCAAGCTGAATTGTCAGATTTGCAAATGAAGTATAATGATCTTTTGTCAGCGCACCAGGAAACTTGCAAAGAA TTGGAGGAACTTAAGAACTCGCATAGTTTCACATCTACCGAAGAAATGACCAACGGGGAGGCACCAAAGGATGGAACTCAAAACTGA